In one window of Rathayibacter caricis DSM 15933 DNA:
- a CDS encoding ABC transporter permease → MALELTRTADDRRAGLLRSLPAPGPATILSAVLIVVVLLWLVAPGWFTSADPLTGDSAQVFRPPSAAHPFGTDHLGRDVLARVIHGTTQTALTAGLAVVVGLVLGTLVGIASSTLGPWAEAIGMRVIDALIALPAFMIALFVVSAYGAGPVSLGIGVGIGSVVLFARVTRAEILRVRSLDYLEASLLAGAGYLRQLVGHVLPAITGALVALAVVDFGAAVLAVSALGFLGFGTPPPTPEWGLIIAEGRNYLANAWWMTALPGTFVLVVVVALGVLSRYLGKATRA, encoded by the coding sequence TTGGCGCTTGAGCTGACCCGCACGGCCGACGACCGCAGGGCCGGCCTGCTCAGGAGCCTGCCCGCGCCGGGCCCGGCCACGATCCTCTCGGCGGTGCTGATCGTCGTCGTCCTGCTCTGGCTCGTCGCTCCCGGCTGGTTCACGTCGGCCGACCCGCTGACCGGCGACTCCGCCCAGGTCTTCCGGCCGCCCAGCGCCGCGCACCCGTTCGGCACCGACCACCTCGGCCGCGACGTGCTCGCCCGGGTGATCCACGGCACCACCCAGACGGCGCTCACCGCGGGGCTCGCCGTGGTCGTCGGTCTCGTCCTCGGCACACTCGTCGGCATCGCGTCCTCAACTCTCGGTCCGTGGGCGGAGGCGATCGGGATGCGCGTCATCGACGCCCTCATCGCCCTGCCGGCGTTCATGATCGCGCTGTTCGTCGTCTCGGCCTACGGCGCCGGACCGGTGTCGCTGGGCATCGGGGTCGGCATCGGCTCGGTCGTGCTGTTCGCCCGGGTGACGCGCGCCGAGATCCTGCGGGTGCGCTCCCTCGACTACCTCGAGGCGAGCCTCCTCGCCGGCGCCGGCTACCTGCGCCAGCTCGTCGGGCACGTGCTGCCCGCGATCACCGGGGCGCTCGTGGCCCTCGCCGTCGTCGACTTCGGAGCGGCGGTGCTGGCCGTCTCGGCCCTGGGCTTCCTCGGCTTCGGCACTCCCCCGCCCACGCCCGAGTGGGGGCTCATCATCGCCGAGGGGCGCAACTACCTCGCCAACGCGTGGTGGATGACCGCCCTGCCCGGCACCTTCGTCCTCGTCGTCGTCGTCGCCCTCGGCGTGCTCAGCCGCT
- a CDS encoding ABC transporter substrate-binding protein translates to MFSSPSRSRLAVAVGAVLVAGLLAGCTAQAATEPGAASGTPVEGGSLVFADIELQTDFQVQKGFNYTQSNVFRNIADRLTAFDPESGEVVPWIASDWSINGDNTEFTFTIRPGVTFSDGTPLDAAAVKANLDQLGLGDEAKKIVKNRDFIGYASSEVTGEDTVVVRLSEPNADFLKATAASTASLVSTSTLALDYAGQADISKIVASGPFVFESQVPDQEIRFAKREDYAWPSSISTNQGAAHLDEVVFRAIPEVGLRVGAVSSGQADIARGIQPTDEAAATASGIELAVAQAPELTANWAAFRGNAPVVSDQDVRRALQIGFDREALKATVLSDSYPLSGSVLNRSAPGFVDLGDDLAYDADEAERLLDDAGWTVGSDGIREKDGQRLALSVAASPRSVVIKPAFEFIESEWRKLGVELTNNAGDSAILATALGDPSYPAIGSRQFYLGGLGPLFSAAGNTNTYVSDDELNALFATERASTDPAARDAVLADIQERLVLGTNLLVPLWDEVQVHAVGPGVSVTFDGGTAPLLQEAWIQE, encoded by the coding sequence CAGGCCGCGACCGAGCCCGGCGCCGCCTCCGGCACCCCCGTCGAGGGAGGCTCGCTCGTCTTCGCCGACATCGAGCTGCAGACCGACTTCCAGGTGCAGAAGGGCTTCAACTACACGCAGTCGAACGTCTTCCGGAACATCGCCGACCGTCTGACCGCCTTCGACCCGGAGTCGGGCGAGGTCGTGCCGTGGATCGCCTCCGACTGGAGCATCAACGGCGACAACACCGAGTTCACCTTCACGATCCGCCCCGGAGTCACCTTCTCGGACGGCACCCCTCTGGACGCCGCCGCCGTCAAGGCGAACCTCGATCAGCTCGGACTGGGCGACGAGGCGAAGAAGATCGTCAAGAACCGCGACTTCATCGGCTACGCGAGCTCCGAGGTGACCGGCGAGGACACCGTCGTGGTGCGCCTCTCGGAGCCCAACGCCGACTTCCTCAAGGCCACCGCCGCCTCGACCGCGAGCCTCGTCTCGACCTCGACGCTGGCGCTCGACTACGCCGGCCAGGCCGACATCTCGAAGATCGTCGCCTCCGGCCCGTTCGTCTTCGAGTCGCAGGTGCCCGACCAGGAGATCCGCTTCGCCAAGCGCGAGGACTACGCCTGGCCGTCGTCGATCTCGACCAACCAGGGCGCCGCGCACCTCGACGAGGTCGTGTTCCGCGCGATCCCCGAGGTGGGTCTGCGGGTCGGAGCCGTCTCCTCCGGACAGGCCGACATCGCCCGCGGCATCCAGCCGACCGACGAGGCCGCGGCCACCGCCTCCGGCATCGAGCTCGCCGTCGCGCAGGCGCCGGAGCTGACCGCCAACTGGGCCGCCTTCCGCGGGAACGCGCCCGTCGTCTCGGACCAGGACGTGCGCCGCGCGCTGCAGATCGGCTTCGACCGCGAGGCCCTCAAGGCGACCGTGCTCAGCGACAGCTACCCGCTCTCGGGATCGGTGCTCAACCGCTCCGCCCCCGGTTTCGTCGACCTCGGCGACGACCTCGCCTACGACGCCGACGAGGCCGAGCGCCTGCTCGACGACGCCGGCTGGACGGTCGGCTCCGACGGCATCCGCGAGAAGGACGGGCAGCGCCTCGCCCTCTCGGTGGCCGCCAGCCCCCGCAGCGTCGTGATCAAGCCCGCATTCGAGTTCATCGAGTCGGAGTGGCGCAAGCTCGGCGTCGAGCTCACGAACAACGCGGGCGACAGCGCGATCCTCGCGACCGCCCTGGGCGACCCGTCCTACCCCGCCATCGGCTCGCGCCAGTTCTACCTCGGCGGCCTCGGCCCGCTGTTCAGCGCCGCCGGCAACACCAACACCTACGTCTCGGACGACGAGCTGAACGCCCTGTTCGCCACCGAGCGGGCCTCGACCGACCCGGCCGCCCGCGACGCGGTGCTCGCCGACATCCAGGAGCGCCTCGTGCTCGGCACCAACCTGCTCGTCCCGCTGTGGGACGAGGTGCAGGTGCACGCCGTCGGCCCCGGAGTGAGCGTGACCTTCGACGGCGGCACCGCGCCGCTGCTCCAGGAAGCCTGGATCCAGGAGTAG
- a CDS encoding ABC transporter permease yields MLRYLAGRAGQAVLVLWLTYTIVFVVVQLLPSDPVTIFLASDAGADPALIAQVSALYGYDQPWYQQYLLQLANLVRGDFGFSLSSGQPVLTRIGDVVGSTVALASTGLLLSIVIAVAVSAAAFLIDSPRLKAVIVAVPSLFSSVPVFWLGIIVLQVFSFQLRILSLFPDGSLLSLLIPALVLAIPVSAPIAQVLLSGVEQASEQAFVKTARAKGARPLRVFLRHVLRSSLGATTAVIGTTLGILLAGSVITETVFARPGLGSVLLKAVIAQDVPLVQGLVLLTTLVVVVTTLVLDLIAPALDPRVLRSRGQKGLVRLGA; encoded by the coding sequence GTGCTCCGGTATCTCGCGGGCCGTGCGGGGCAGGCGGTGCTCGTGCTCTGGCTGACCTACACGATCGTGTTCGTCGTCGTGCAGCTGCTGCCGTCCGACCCCGTCACGATCTTCCTGGCGAGCGACGCCGGAGCCGACCCCGCCCTGATCGCGCAGGTCAGCGCGCTCTACGGCTACGACCAGCCCTGGTACCAGCAGTACCTGCTGCAGCTCGCGAACCTGGTGCGCGGCGACTTCGGCTTCTCGCTCTCCTCCGGGCAGCCCGTGCTCACCCGCATCGGCGACGTGGTCGGGAGCACGGTGGCGCTGGCGTCGACGGGACTGCTCCTGAGCATCGTGATCGCGGTGGCGGTCAGCGCCGCGGCGTTCCTGATCGACTCGCCGCGCCTGAAGGCCGTGATCGTCGCGGTGCCGTCGCTCTTCAGCTCGGTCCCCGTGTTCTGGCTGGGCATCATCGTGCTGCAGGTCTTCTCGTTCCAGCTCCGGATCCTGTCGCTGTTCCCCGACGGATCGCTGCTGTCGCTGCTCATCCCGGCGCTGGTCCTGGCGATCCCGGTGTCGGCTCCGATCGCGCAGGTGCTGCTGAGCGGAGTGGAGCAGGCGTCGGAGCAGGCGTTCGTGAAGACCGCGCGGGCGAAGGGCGCCCGCCCGCTGCGGGTGTTCCTCCGGCACGTGCTCCGCTCGTCGCTGGGCGCGACCACCGCCGTCATCGGCACGACCCTCGGGATCCTGCTCGCCGGCTCCGTCATCACCGAGACCGTCTTCGCCCGCCCGGGCCTGGGCTCGGTGCTGCTGAAGGCCGTGATCGCGCAGGACGTGCCGCTGGTGCAGGGCCTGGTCCTGCTGACGACGCTCGTCGTCGTCGTCACCACGCTCGTGCTCGACCTGATCGCGCCCGCGCTCGACCCCCGCGTGCTGCGCAGCCGCGGGCAGAAGGGACTGGTGCGCCTTGGCGCTTGA